From the Mangifera indica cultivar Alphonso chromosome 10, CATAS_Mindica_2.1, whole genome shotgun sequence genome, one window contains:
- the LOC123227426 gene encoding protein MEI2-like 4 isoform X1, translated as MPSEELQGLAEDVSFWKSNTLPGHHASRKSIASSPPEKHIAVEFQTVKSLEHPKFFLMRDPKVNLHLDQYAVGAERAAKQSMTLLRPVDHEIGTRSCLNVQQASSFGEGDKVNKMAVQYESSLFSSSLSELFSRKMRLSSNIAPHGYSVETVASHYEEEGPFESLEEVEAQTIGNLLPNDDDLFSGVTDGLDHIIQPGSGDDMDELDFFNSVGGMDLGDDGSPAVEENSEISAGELGVCNGAITMDHPSRTLIVRNINSDVQDSELQTVFEQYGDIHTLYTACKNHGFVMISYYDIRAARNAMKALQNKLMRHKKLSIHYSSPNDIPLGKDLNQGTLVVFNLDASVSSEELHQIFGIYGEIKEIHETTEKGHKKFVEFYDIRAAEASLQALNRSNVTGKQIKVEPSHPGASKHCLAQQCATELEQDGFGHLQQQSSPPNNLTKFSGSKLCGSMSSRSTDNGIGSGVHSTRKVPFLESVQPGISSSVPNSLPSLVRVDSVVPQSGLAEFDHSLSPLKFGVQTISSFHPHSLPEYHAALVNGAQCNSPGPISANVNFKPPEITDNCQFSRVGSYGHSFGFGEQVFGSAGSGSSSLPTHNSTWSNSYHPQPPGIIWPNSPSMVNGICNAYFPGLHGLPRSPSHMVNTGLPIGIHHVGSAPAVDPSLWDRRHAYAAKSHEVSGFHLGSLGSMRISNNSLHPMEYASHNIFAHVGGNSMEMAIPSKKIGFQPHQQRSMIFGCRGQMVPMMNSFDIPNERVRSRRNEGSVNQTDKKQYELDIDRILQGEDTRTTLMIKNIPNKYTSKMLLAAIDECHKGTYDFIYLPIDFKNKCNVGYAFINMTDPSQIIPFYQSFNGKKWEKFNSEKVASLAYARIQGKAALIAHFQNSSLMNEDKRCRPILFNTDGPSAGDQVPFPMGVNDRTRPGKVRNATPADNYQGTCTNLGNVEGEGEGSSNGDNSVKESE; from the exons ATGCCTTCTGAAGAGCTGCAGGGTTTAGCTGAAGAT GTCAGTTTTTGGAAGTCAAACACGTTGCCTGGACATCATg CCAGCAGGAAGTCAATTGCTTCATCTCCTCCAGAGAAACATATTGCTGTGGAATTTCAAACTGTGAAGTCTCTGGAACATCCCAAGTTTTTCCTAATGCGAGACCCAAAAGTGAATCTTCATTTAGACCAGTATGCAGTGGGAGCAGAGAGAGCTGCCAAGCAGTCCATGACTTTATTGAGACCTGTAGACCATGAGATAGGGACCAGATCTTGTTTGAATGTACAGCAGGCATCCTCTTTTGGAGAGGGTGACAAAGTTAATAAAATGGCTGTGCAATATGAGAGCAGTCTCTTCTCGAGCTCATTATCGGAGTTATTTAGTAGGAAAA TGAGATTGTCTTCAAACATTGCACCACATGGTTATTCAGTTGAGACTGTAGCCTCACATTATGAGGAAGAGGGACCTTTTGAATCTCTTGAAGAAGTTGAGGCCCAAACTATTGGAAATCTTCTTCCCAATGATGATGACTTGTTTTCGGGAGTGACTGATGGGCTTGACCACATTATCCAACCCGGTAGTGGTGACGATATGGATGAGTTGGACTTTTTTAACAGTGTTGGGGGGATGGATTTGGGGGATGATGGTTCTCCTGCAGTAGAAGAAAATTCTGAAATTTCTGCTGGTGAGCTTGGGGTTTGTAATGGTGCAATAACCATGGATCACCCTTCTAGAACACTGATTGTGAGGAACATAAATAGTGATGTTCAAGATTCTGAGTTACAGACCGTTTTTGAG CAATATGGAGATATCCACACTCTTTATACGGCTTGCAAGAATCATGGTTTTGTTATGATTTCCTATTATGATATTAGAGCTGCTAGAAATGCAATGAAAGCTCTGCAGAATAAACTGATGAGGCATAAGAAACTCAGCATTCATTATTCAAGTCCAAAT GACATCCCTTTAGGAAAAGATTTAAACCAGGGCACTCTTGTGGTATTTAACCTTGATGCATCTGTTTCAAGTGAAGAACTTCATCAGATTTTTGGCATATATGGAGAAATCAAGGAG ATCCATGAAACCACTGAAAAGGgtcataaaaaatttgttgaattttatgaTATTAGAGCTGCAGAGGCTTCTCTTCAAGCTTTGAACAGGAGTAATGTTACTGGGAAGCAAATTAAGGTTGAGCCAAGTCATCCAGGGGCTTCAAAACATTG TTTGGCACAACAGTGTGCTACAGAGCTTGAGCAAGATGGGTTTGGCCATTTACAGCAGCAGAGTAGCCCTCCTAATAATTTGACCAAGTTTTCTG GGTCAAAATTGTGTGGTTCAATGTCATCTAGAAGCACAGATAATGGAATTGGTTCAGGTGTACACTCTACTAGAAAAGTCCCTTTTCTCGAATCTGTTCAACCAGGGATATCTTCAAGTGTTCCTAACTCTTTGCCCTCCTTGGTGAGAGTGGATTCAGTTGTCCCTCAATCTGGCCTTGCTGAGTTTGATCACTCACTGAGTCCTTTAAAATTTGGTGTCCAAACCATATCAAGTTTTCACCCTCATTCACTTCCGGAGTATCATGCTGCTTTAGTAAATGGGGCTCAGTGCAATTCTCCAGGTCCCATTTCTGCAAATGTCAATTTTAAACCACCAGAAATAACCGACAATTGCCAGTTCAGCAGAGTTGGTTCATATGGACACTCCTTTGGGTTTGGTGAACAAG TTTTTGGGTCTGCCGGTAGTGGGAGCAGTTCTCTTCCTACACATAATTCTACTTGGAGTAACTCCTATCATCCCCAGCCTCCAGGCATTATATGGCCAAATTCACCATCAATGGTCAATGGAATTTGTAATGCTTATTTTCCAGGACTGCATGGACTTCCAAGATCACCATCACATATGGTGAATACAGGCTTACCGATTGGTATCCATCATGTGGGTTCAGCACCAGCTGTTGATCCTTCTCTATGGGACAGGCGGCATGCATATGCGGCAAAATCTCATGAGGTTTCTGGTTTCCATCTGGGTTCACTTGGGAGTATGAGGATTTCTAACAACTCATTGCACCCTATGGAATATGCCTCTCATAACATATTTGCTCATGTTGGTGGGAATTCCATGGAAATGGCTATTCCCTCAAAAAAAATAGGGTTCCAACCCCATCAGCAGAGGTCCATGATCTTTGGTTGCAGAGGACAAATGGTTCCAATgatgaattcatttgatattccTAATGAACGTGTTAGAAGCCGTAGAAATGAAGGCAGTGTGAATCAGACTGACAAAAAACAGTATGAACTTGATATAGACCGCATATTGCAAGGGGAAGACACCCGAACGACGCTCATGATAAAGAATATTCCTAACAA GTATACATCGAAGATGCTTTTGGCTGCAATTGATGAATGCCATAAAGGaacatatgattttatatatctaCCAATTGATTTTAAG AACAAATGCAATGTTGGTTATGCGTTCATCAACATGACAGATCCTAGCCAGATCATTCCATTCTATCAG TCATTCAATGGAAAGAAGTGGGAAAAGTTCAACAGCGAAAAGGTGGCATCACTTGCATATGCTCGCATACAAGGAAAAGCTGCTCTCATTGCACATTTTCAGAATTCCAGCTTGATGAATGAGGACAAACGATGCCGGCCTATACTTTTCAACACTGATGGTCCCAGTGCGGGAGATCAG GTGCCATTCCCAATGGGGGTTAACGATAGAACTAGACCAGGAAAGGTACGCAATGCTACCCCTGCTGACAACTATCAAGGAACCTGCACAAATCTTGGGAATGTggagggggagggggagggTTCTTCTAATGGAGACAACTCTGTAAAGGAGTCGGAGTAA
- the LOC123227426 gene encoding protein MEI2-like 4 isoform X2, producing the protein MRDPKVNLHLDQYAVGAERAAKQSMTLLRPVDHEIGTRSCLNVQQASSFGEGDKVNKMAVQYESSLFSSSLSELFSRKMRLSSNIAPHGYSVETVASHYEEEGPFESLEEVEAQTIGNLLPNDDDLFSGVTDGLDHIIQPGSGDDMDELDFFNSVGGMDLGDDGSPAVEENSEISAGELGVCNGAITMDHPSRTLIVRNINSDVQDSELQTVFEQYGDIHTLYTACKNHGFVMISYYDIRAARNAMKALQNKLMRHKKLSIHYSSPNDIPLGKDLNQGTLVVFNLDASVSSEELHQIFGIYGEIKEIHETTEKGHKKFVEFYDIRAAEASLQALNRSNVTGKQIKVEPSHPGASKHCLAQQCATELEQDGFGHLQQQSSPPNNLTKFSGSKLCGSMSSRSTDNGIGSGVHSTRKVPFLESVQPGISSSVPNSLPSLVRVDSVVPQSGLAEFDHSLSPLKFGVQTISSFHPHSLPEYHAALVNGAQCNSPGPISANVNFKPPEITDNCQFSRVGSYGHSFGFGEQVFGSAGSGSSSLPTHNSTWSNSYHPQPPGIIWPNSPSMVNGICNAYFPGLHGLPRSPSHMVNTGLPIGIHHVGSAPAVDPSLWDRRHAYAAKSHEVSGFHLGSLGSMRISNNSLHPMEYASHNIFAHVGGNSMEMAIPSKKIGFQPHQQRSMIFGCRGQMVPMMNSFDIPNERVRSRRNEGSVNQTDKKQYELDIDRILQGEDTRTTLMIKNIPNKYTSKMLLAAIDECHKGTYDFIYLPIDFKNKCNVGYAFINMTDPSQIIPFYQSFNGKKWEKFNSEKVASLAYARIQGKAALIAHFQNSSLMNEDKRCRPILFNTDGPSAGDQVPFPMGVNDRTRPGKVRNATPADNYQGTCTNLGNVEGEGEGSSNGDNSVKESE; encoded by the exons ATGCGAGACCCAAAAGTGAATCTTCATTTAGACCAGTATGCAGTGGGAGCAGAGAGAGCTGCCAAGCAGTCCATGACTTTATTGAGACCTGTAGACCATGAGATAGGGACCAGATCTTGTTTGAATGTACAGCAGGCATCCTCTTTTGGAGAGGGTGACAAAGTTAATAAAATGGCTGTGCAATATGAGAGCAGTCTCTTCTCGAGCTCATTATCGGAGTTATTTAGTAGGAAAA TGAGATTGTCTTCAAACATTGCACCACATGGTTATTCAGTTGAGACTGTAGCCTCACATTATGAGGAAGAGGGACCTTTTGAATCTCTTGAAGAAGTTGAGGCCCAAACTATTGGAAATCTTCTTCCCAATGATGATGACTTGTTTTCGGGAGTGACTGATGGGCTTGACCACATTATCCAACCCGGTAGTGGTGACGATATGGATGAGTTGGACTTTTTTAACAGTGTTGGGGGGATGGATTTGGGGGATGATGGTTCTCCTGCAGTAGAAGAAAATTCTGAAATTTCTGCTGGTGAGCTTGGGGTTTGTAATGGTGCAATAACCATGGATCACCCTTCTAGAACACTGATTGTGAGGAACATAAATAGTGATGTTCAAGATTCTGAGTTACAGACCGTTTTTGAG CAATATGGAGATATCCACACTCTTTATACGGCTTGCAAGAATCATGGTTTTGTTATGATTTCCTATTATGATATTAGAGCTGCTAGAAATGCAATGAAAGCTCTGCAGAATAAACTGATGAGGCATAAGAAACTCAGCATTCATTATTCAAGTCCAAAT GACATCCCTTTAGGAAAAGATTTAAACCAGGGCACTCTTGTGGTATTTAACCTTGATGCATCTGTTTCAAGTGAAGAACTTCATCAGATTTTTGGCATATATGGAGAAATCAAGGAG ATCCATGAAACCACTGAAAAGGgtcataaaaaatttgttgaattttatgaTATTAGAGCTGCAGAGGCTTCTCTTCAAGCTTTGAACAGGAGTAATGTTACTGGGAAGCAAATTAAGGTTGAGCCAAGTCATCCAGGGGCTTCAAAACATTG TTTGGCACAACAGTGTGCTACAGAGCTTGAGCAAGATGGGTTTGGCCATTTACAGCAGCAGAGTAGCCCTCCTAATAATTTGACCAAGTTTTCTG GGTCAAAATTGTGTGGTTCAATGTCATCTAGAAGCACAGATAATGGAATTGGTTCAGGTGTACACTCTACTAGAAAAGTCCCTTTTCTCGAATCTGTTCAACCAGGGATATCTTCAAGTGTTCCTAACTCTTTGCCCTCCTTGGTGAGAGTGGATTCAGTTGTCCCTCAATCTGGCCTTGCTGAGTTTGATCACTCACTGAGTCCTTTAAAATTTGGTGTCCAAACCATATCAAGTTTTCACCCTCATTCACTTCCGGAGTATCATGCTGCTTTAGTAAATGGGGCTCAGTGCAATTCTCCAGGTCCCATTTCTGCAAATGTCAATTTTAAACCACCAGAAATAACCGACAATTGCCAGTTCAGCAGAGTTGGTTCATATGGACACTCCTTTGGGTTTGGTGAACAAG TTTTTGGGTCTGCCGGTAGTGGGAGCAGTTCTCTTCCTACACATAATTCTACTTGGAGTAACTCCTATCATCCCCAGCCTCCAGGCATTATATGGCCAAATTCACCATCAATGGTCAATGGAATTTGTAATGCTTATTTTCCAGGACTGCATGGACTTCCAAGATCACCATCACATATGGTGAATACAGGCTTACCGATTGGTATCCATCATGTGGGTTCAGCACCAGCTGTTGATCCTTCTCTATGGGACAGGCGGCATGCATATGCGGCAAAATCTCATGAGGTTTCTGGTTTCCATCTGGGTTCACTTGGGAGTATGAGGATTTCTAACAACTCATTGCACCCTATGGAATATGCCTCTCATAACATATTTGCTCATGTTGGTGGGAATTCCATGGAAATGGCTATTCCCTCAAAAAAAATAGGGTTCCAACCCCATCAGCAGAGGTCCATGATCTTTGGTTGCAGAGGACAAATGGTTCCAATgatgaattcatttgatattccTAATGAACGTGTTAGAAGCCGTAGAAATGAAGGCAGTGTGAATCAGACTGACAAAAAACAGTATGAACTTGATATAGACCGCATATTGCAAGGGGAAGACACCCGAACGACGCTCATGATAAAGAATATTCCTAACAA GTATACATCGAAGATGCTTTTGGCTGCAATTGATGAATGCCATAAAGGaacatatgattttatatatctaCCAATTGATTTTAAG AACAAATGCAATGTTGGTTATGCGTTCATCAACATGACAGATCCTAGCCAGATCATTCCATTCTATCAG TCATTCAATGGAAAGAAGTGGGAAAAGTTCAACAGCGAAAAGGTGGCATCACTTGCATATGCTCGCATACAAGGAAAAGCTGCTCTCATTGCACATTTTCAGAATTCCAGCTTGATGAATGAGGACAAACGATGCCGGCCTATACTTTTCAACACTGATGGTCCCAGTGCGGGAGATCAG GTGCCATTCCCAATGGGGGTTAACGATAGAACTAGACCAGGAAAGGTACGCAATGCTACCCCTGCTGACAACTATCAAGGAACCTGCACAAATCTTGGGAATGTggagggggagggggagggTTCTTCTAATGGAGACAACTCTGTAAAGGAGTCGGAGTAA
- the LOC123227427 gene encoding OVARIAN TUMOR DOMAIN-containing deubiquitinating enzyme 1 has protein sequence MQNHEDFETSCEFEDWGNFADEDIMNQQSEIRVEEAQKVPFVADKEPLSALASEYQSGSPILLEKIKILGEQYAAIRRTRGDGNCFFRSFMFSYLEHILESQDQGEVDRVKAKVEECRKTLQSLGYADFTFEDFFALFLEQLESVLQGNESSISHDELVIKSRDQSVSDYVVMFFRFVTSGEIRKRSEFFEPFVLGLTNATVEQFCKSSVEPMGEESDHVHITALSDALGVPIRVVYLDRSSCDTGGVSVNHHDFIPYGALQTAASGSTEAISPFITLLYRPGHYDILYRK, from the exons ATGCAAAACCATGAGGATTTTGAAACGTCTTGTGAGTTTGAAGATTGGGGAAATTTCGCAGACGAGGATATCATGAACCAGCAATCCGAAATTCGGGTCGAAGAAGCCCAGAAGGTTCCTTTCGTTGCCGACAAG GAACCTCTTTCTGCATTAGCATCGGAATATCAATCAGGCAGTCCAATCCTGTTGGAGAAAATAAAG ATTCTTGGTGAGCAGTATGCTGCCATTAGGCGTACACGAGGAGATGGGAACTGCTTCTTTCGAAGTTTTATGTTCTCCTATCTT GAGCACATTTTGGAATCCCAGGATCAAGGAGAAGTTGATCGGGTAAAAGCCAAAGTTGAAGAATGTAGAAAGACACTTCAGAGCTTAGGCTATGCAGATTTTACCTTTGAGGACTTTTTTGCG TTATTCCTTGAGCAGCTGGAAAGCGTTCTTCAAGGAAATGAATCCTCCATTAG TCACGATGAACTTGTAATTAAGAGTAGAGATCAGTCAGTATCTGACTATG TTGTAATGTTTTTCAGATTTGTTACCTCTGGTGAAATACGAAAGCGCTCTGAGTTCTTTGAACCTTTCGTACTGGGTTTAACAAATGCAACAGTGGAACAg TTTTGTAAGTCATCAGTGGAACCAATGGGAGAAGAGAGTGATCATGTACACATTACTGCCCTTTCAGATGCATTAGGTGTACCCATCCGTGTTGTGTATCTTGACCGCAGCTCATGTGATACAGGTGGTGTCAGTGTGAATCATCATGATTTTATTCCTTATGGTGCACTTCAAACCGCTGCAAGTGGCAGCACTGAGGCCATCAGCCCTTTCATTACCTTGCTTTATCGCCCAGGCCATTATGACATTCTCTATCGAAAGTGA